CCAAGGGAACAGGCCGGAGAAATGATAGCCAAGCTGGAAGAACGGAAAGCGTGTCCCTACGTTTTGCCTTTGATCCGGACCGTTTGGGCGGATGACCTGACCCCATTGGATCGTGCCCTTCAACACTTAGAAAGCTACGATGCTGTTCTGTTCACAAGCGTCAATGCTGTCCGTTACTTTTTTAGACGAGCCGGGGAGTTGGCTGCTGCAGACGGTACAGAGGGAATCGTCTCCCGGCTGAAGCGGCTGTTTGTGGCAGCGGTGGGCCCCACAACAGCCCGGGCTTTACATAAGCATGGTCTTTCCCGCGTACATGTTCCCCCCGACTACAAACAAGAGGGACTGGTGGCGCTGTTGAAAGACGGGCTTAAGCCGGAAAGCCGGCTCTTGTATCCACGGGCCAAAGTGGTTCGTCCCTATCTTCTCGACCAGTTGCGCCAATCTGGATATGTCGTGGAGGATGTGATTATTTATCAAACTCAATATGCAACCGACAACAAGGAAACGTTTGTGCAGGACCTAAAGAAGGGCCGCATTGACGTGATAACCTTTACCAGTGCCTCTACTGTCAAAGCCTTTGACCAGCTGCTCAACGTTCACAACATCTCCAAGAAGGATTTAGCGGTGACCGTCGCCTGTATTGGACCGGTGACGGCCAAAGAGGCGGAAAAACGGGGATTGGCGGTTCAGGTGGTCGCCAAGGAACATACCATTGCAGGTTTGATTGACGCCTTGGAAGTGTTTTATTCCCTGCAGAGATAATGGCCATTTAGAAAGCGATTCACTTTTGGTTAAACCAGCCTAAATTTAATCTTCTCTAGTGAGGTGGAAACCATGTTTGAACGTTTGCGCCGCTTGCGCTCATCGGATACCATCAGACGCATGGTGCGTGAAACACAGCTCAGCGTGAATGACCTGATTTATCCAGTGTTTGTTGTGGAAGGGGAGAATATCAAAGAAGAAGTTCCCTCCATGCCCGGTGTGTATCATTTTTCCCTTGACCGCCTGGATGAGGAGATTGAGGCTGTCCGTTCACTCCATATTCCTGCGATTATTGTATTTGGGGTTCCCCGCCATAAGGATGCGCTGGGAAGCGAGGCTTATGCTGAACAGGGCATTGTGCAGCGGGCGATCCGCCAGGTCAAGGAACAAGCCCCGGACTTAGTGGTCATAGCGGATACCTGTTTGTGCCAATACACTGATCATGGTCACTGCGGCATTGTTGCAGACGGCCAAGTGAAGAATGATCCCTCTCTGGAGCTCTTGGTCAAAACGGCCGTTTCCCAGGCTAGGGCCGGAGCTGATGTGATTGCTCCTTCGAATATGATGGACGGTTTTGTCTATGCCATCCGTCATGGATTGGATGAAGCAGGTTATGAGCATGTGCCGATTATGTCTTATGCTGTCAAATATGCGTCTGCTTTTTACGGGCCTTTCCGTGATGCCGCCCATTCTGCTCCCCAGTTTGGGGACCGTAAAACATACCAGATGGATCCGGCCAACCGATTGGAAGCGCTCAGGGAAGCACAAGCCGATATTGAGCAAGGGGCCGATATGCTCATGGTCAAGCCAGCCATGGCTTACATGGATGTAATCCGGGAATTGAAAGACCGTTTTCCCTACCCGCTGGCCGCCTATAATGTGAGCGGTGAATACGCCATGATCAAAGCGGCAGCCCAAAATGGCTGGATTAACGAGCAAGAGGTGGTATTAGAGTTGTTAACGGGTCTGAAGCGGGCCGGTGCCGATCTGATTTTGACCTATTTTGCGAAAGATGTTGCCAAATGGTTAGGAGGGAAGCACAATGCCTCATTTTGATCGTTCCATTGCCGCCTTTCAGGAGGCACAAAAGTATATTCCCGGCGGGGTCAACAGCCCTGTGCGAGCCTTTAAATCGGTGGGCATGAATCCAATCTATTTCAAACGGGGACAAGGATCCAAAGTATATGACCTTGACGGAAACGAATATATTGATTACGTAGCCTCTTGGGGACCGCTCATTGCCGGTCATGCCCACCCCCGGGTAGTGGAAGCATTAAAGCAAGTGACGGAAAACGGCACCAGCTTCGGCGCTCCGACGGAGATAGAGACGGAACTGGCCAAGCTGGTGGTGGAACGGGTGCCAGGTGTGGATATTGTGCGCATGGTCAACTCCGGCACAGAGGCCACCATGAGCGCCTTGCGCCTCGCCCGGGGGTACACTAAACGCAACAAGATTATTAAGTTTATCGGCAGTTACCACGGGCATGCCGATTACCTGCTGATCAAGGCCGGATCTGGCGTGGCCACCTTGGGTTTGCCCGATTCCCCCGGTGTACCGGAGACGGTTGCCCAGCATACGATCACGGTGCCTTATAATGACTTGGACAGTGTCAAACTGGCCTTTGAACGTTATGGTGAGGACATTGCAGCCGTTATTTTGGAACCGGTAGCCGGCAACATGGGTGTCGTGCCG
The sequence above is a segment of the Caldalkalibacillus thermarum genome. Coding sequences within it:
- a CDS encoding uroporphyrinogen-III synthase, producing MNEIKDSALAGVTVVVTRPREQAGEMIAKLEERKACPYVLPLIRTVWADDLTPLDRALQHLESYDAVLFTSVNAVRYFFRRAGELAAADGTEGIVSRLKRLFVAAVGPTTARALHKHGLSRVHVPPDYKQEGLVALLKDGLKPESRLLYPRAKVVRPYLLDQLRQSGYVVEDVIIYQTQYATDNKETFVQDLKKGRIDVITFTSASTVKAFDQLLNVHNISKKDLAVTVACIGPVTAKEAEKRGLAVQVVAKEHTIAGLIDALEVFYSLQR
- the hemB gene encoding porphobilinogen synthase; the encoded protein is MFERLRRLRSSDTIRRMVRETQLSVNDLIYPVFVVEGENIKEEVPSMPGVYHFSLDRLDEEIEAVRSLHIPAIIVFGVPRHKDALGSEAYAEQGIVQRAIRQVKEQAPDLVVIADTCLCQYTDHGHCGIVADGQVKNDPSLELLVKTAVSQARAGADVIAPSNMMDGFVYAIRHGLDEAGYEHVPIMSYAVKYASAFYGPFRDAAHSAPQFGDRKTYQMDPANRLEALREAQADIEQGADMLMVKPAMAYMDVIRELKDRFPYPLAAYNVSGEYAMIKAAAQNGWINEQEVVLELLTGLKRAGADLILTYFAKDVAKWLGGKHNASF
- the hemL gene encoding glutamate-1-semialdehyde 2,1-aminomutase, whose amino-acid sequence is MPHFDRSIAAFQEAQKYIPGGVNSPVRAFKSVGMNPIYFKRGQGSKVYDLDGNEYIDYVASWGPLIAGHAHPRVVEALKQVTENGTSFGAPTEIETELAKLVVERVPGVDIVRMVNSGTEATMSALRLARGYTKRNKIIKFIGSYHGHADYLLIKAGSGVATLGLPDSPGVPETVAQHTITVPYNDLDSVKLAFERYGEDIAAVILEPVAGNMGVVPPLPGFLEGLREITREYGALLIFDEVMTGFRVDYACAQGKYGVTPDLTCFGKVIGGGLPVGAYGGKKEIMEHVAPVGPIYQAGTLSGNPLAMTAGFETLSLMTRERYDELEEKGAYLEQGLRHNAEKHGIPHTINRVGSMVGFFFTEGPVTNFEQASRSDLKRFARYFQLMVEQGIYIPPSQFEGMFISIVHTKEDLDRTIAAHDKAMAALAKEEA